ttcgcatagttcgagtcttgagttcgattgatgagtcgattaacttgatgattgattgattaactttatcgcattattacttcctactattcacagtcgtaaatcggctCGCGTTGGGTAAACATTCGATTACtcgattctttctgattacaGCACTTACTCCACagaatacaaataaaacataaaatagactaattacagtcaagaaagtcaaagttgacttggactttgactttgacttttccATTCGAagacacggggtgttacaagcgACACTTTAGTTGTTTATAGCTGGCAGcacgttatgtgatgcgttaaacATATGAAAACACGTGTTTCAACGTATCCGATCTAACTTAATGTAACCTATATAAACATTTGttgggatgagcatttggtaccagGTACCGATACAgaaccgtaccgggtatattcggtaccggtccCAATTCCCATTTTCcccgtttttcggtaccggtactggtaTTTATGCGTAAAACACCAGTAAATACCAGTACCGAACTGGTGCATTCAGTGCCGGTGCCAATTTTCTCCGCCTTTCGGTACCGATACTTTCAGTACCATGCTCATCCCTATTTGTGGTTATAGTGTGCGATGATGACGTTAACGTGTGATGCCTACACGTGACATTACGTGTTTTTTACACATTGTACGCTCGTAGCACTAAAATCTTTATCAATTACCAAAAGTTAGAAGTGAATATGTAACTTGCTTAGTTTGAGGGTGTGAAGTGAAAGAATTAGAAGTCTAGGGGTTAGAAAGCAAAAGTCTAGGAGTTATAGTTGTAATTTGTGAAAGTTGAGAGgagttagagcattcacatccaacccccccccccaaattatGTGAGGGGTTTCTATTTTATGAAAAGTGGTTTTACTTGGTTGTAAGCAGAGTaaagaaaatgttactgttcgtAAATTTAAGGGGGGATACCATTCAccctttataattttttaatatattttgaaagtggttgtgagtggaagagagagaaaatgtaatgataaaaatattaaaaaataatataatgtAAAAATGAGTGGTTAAATGTGAATGCTTTTAGAAGTATAGAGGCTAGATTTTTAATTTTgcaaagagtaaactgcaattttaccccctgaggttaggggtcattggcacccttaccccccctaaggaaataattgcaattttaccccccactgtttgctgttatgttgcaaCCTTATCCCCCGGcctcaaatttgttgactaatctgttgactataacttgaaatgactataatgccctttcatattacccctTGTGTTTTGTGCATTCCTGTGATATTACcccctgccaccactgccaccgccattcaccaccacagccaccactgccacctccagccaccaccacaactaccactgccacctccagccaccaccacagccaccactgccaccgccattcaccaccataACCATAGTTCCGAGTCCGAGGGAACCACAGAGTGCAAACCGTCGCGGGAAACCTGAAAACAAGTCTTTTTTGTAGCCTCGATCAAGCCTAGCAGGGAGAAGAAATGCGAGGTCCAAAGTATCAGCTCCTTTAGTTGCCATAATAACCTTAATTTTACTGTCTGGTCAAGCTTAAATACTGAAATACAATAGAATCCAAAAATGTACATAACTTATTTCAACAGATAAACTAATAAATGGTTGATTTAACATTTCTTGAGCTATATTATTGACCTGATTTAGCAGTTCCATGAGGATTTGCTGCACTTCTTCATCAGCTCCAATTTGAGCACCAGATAACGATTCGAACCAATCACAAATAACGATTCAAACCAATCACAAAATCAATTCGCACAAATGAAATCAATAAAAAAAGATTCAAACGAATCACAAAACCAAGATGCCAATTCATCTTCTCATCTTTCAATCGGAGTCGGCATATCTCAGCGATCCGTGTAGCGTTTGAGTTCTGGGAGGTAAGATATTAATCAATGGATAACATTGAAGAGCCGTGGGGAAACAAACGCCTTCAATCGATCTGTAGCATTGAATCGGCTTGGAGTGATACAGTTGAAGGGCCATGAGATTAATGGCTAATGGCTATAACTGATGATTAATGCTTGGAGAGCATTGAAGCGTTGATTTAAGTTTATCATGGTGTGAGGGAACCACATTACAATCCTTGTTTCTAATAAATTTATAAGAACGGAACTTCTAAGTTGAAAACGGAACTGCGTAAATCATTGACAATCACCGAGTAATCAGCGATTTCAGCGGAAAAGGAAATGATGTGCTTGTCTTCGCTGGCAACAGTTTTGGGCGGCaacagtggtggttgtggtggtggctagaggtggcagtggtggttgtggtggtgaatggcggtggcaggGGTTAATATCACAGAGTGCACAAAACacagggggtaatatgaaagggcattatagtcatttcagGTGGTAGTCAACAAattagtcaacaaatttgaggCCGGGGGTAAGGTTGCAACATAACATCAACCGgtggggggtaaaattgtaattatttccttaggggtgTAAGgatgccaatgacccctaaccagAGGGTGTAAAATTGCAGGTTACTCTTTTGCAAAAGTTGAAGGCTTAAAAAACAAAGGTTCACCGACTATAGATCATGGTTGTGGCActatcaatgttttaaaaaccgaaaGATCATCAACCTGGCCTTAGAATTGGTCGGATATTATGTCATAATTTTTCTTAACGTTTGTATATtttgtataaaatataaatatttaaaGAGTGTAAGGGTTTTTATAGAAAAAGAATTTATTAACATAGGAACGTTCGATAATATTTTACTTCAAAGTTATTGAAGGCGGATGGTAAAGATGGGTGAGCTGATCTTTCAACATCGATGACAACGGTATTGGaattagggatgagctcggtatcaATCAgtaccaaaaatcccaaaaaatgGGTACGAGTAACAGTACCGATGATACCTGGTACAGCAGGGTTAGGTACCGCTACGGAccagtatttgaaggtaaaagCTGGTATTTACCGATAGCGTACTGGACCGATACCAACAACGCAAAGTATCGGTACCGAAAATCAAACCAGTTCAGGAAATTTAGTACCAGTACTCGGTATACCATTTGCTCATTCCTAAATGGGATAGTTATGTAGAGTTTTTATAGGGTGAGATAGAACGCCAAATTGGTGAATTTTTGGAGCTTCCAACATGTGGTTTGATAAGTAGTGTATGTTGGCCACATGGTTTCGGGTAGATGAAACATGGCCACAATAAAGTTGAATGACTAGATAGGAAGAGAGAATTAAAGTTTGTACAATTGTAAAAGACGTATCTATGAGACTATCTATCTGTTGGATTTATATGtacgggttcgataagtcaacacTGCTGACTGAgctatgacccgtaagagttacaccttgggcaacgaacattaaaTCCACTTAACTTGGTTAACTGGTGACCACGAACAATTAACggaacaaaatatataattatctagaATAATTATATATCCACGAAAAACGGGATATATTATTTATACGGGTTATAAATAATATAACGTTTAATTACTTATTcagttaaattttgttttttggGCTTCGTATCGCATTTGGACTTATACTAGATGTGTTGGGCTTTAGTGGCCTAAGAGATAATTAGGGTTACTGTATTAACCtcaatatatattaatatatatattgttttccAAATACATCTAATTGTGCCTAGCCTACTGCCGTAAAAGAGATCACAAAAGGAAAACAATTCAATTTTGTGAGACAATCACAAAAGAAGTTGTCGTCAAACCAAATTATACCGCCACCACTTTCATAAGTGTACTGCCctatttttccttttcttttgtgTTACTAGACTGGCAAGCTACGCTGCTCGGTTCGTGTTCATATCTAGCACTCATTCGTTGTACCTCGGTGTCTCACACGGTTATTGTTAACCAAAGGGTATATTTATTCTCATCAGTAGATTAAATATTATGTGTGTATCgtatttgcatgtttgtaaccATGATCCTGTTCGATTCACTTTTGGTGTTGATTAATATATTTATTCCGCTgcgtatttattaattatatatttagttaataaaATATGTCAAACCTGTTTTTGATAAAAGTAAAATTGACTCCCAACACTTTCTTGGTTGTTTCGCCCTCACAAGCTCATTTGTTAATCTCTAGAACAATCACTAGTCTCGGCAAATGAAATTTAGTGATACTGGCAAGAGCCTAAATTTTATGTTATCCTAATGTGGGTGTGACCATCCTGACACCTTGACACAATTACTCCTCTGTGAACATCTTGGGGCAATGGGAGTAATTGCTCATGCCACCATTTCGAAGGTTTTTGTAGCTAGGAATTAATTATAAAGGTTTGCTATGAAAGACATGTGATAATCTAGTTTCATAAATGGTGGTTGGTTGCACCTTGAATCATGTTGTTGTGTTTGATCCTGAGATTCTCCTACTCTTTGAAGGTTCGGTATTGATATGCAAAACAAACATTGTTAAAATTCAACTATCAACAAACATACATAGTTTTAAAGTTCAACAATCAACATACTGTGTACATtataaataaagaaacaaaacCATAAGAATTCTTTGTCAACACTTAAGCGCCAGATGGTTGTTAACATATAAAATGAACATCTTTTACTTTATGATGAAAATGATTAAGCATGATTCGATTAACTTAAAGTCAAGTAATTTTCAAACACAATCAAAATAAAGATGAACTCGAGCCGAAATGAACAACACAATGAGCACCCCTATGATGTATTTAATCAGTTTTCCTCGGGTCTAGACCAAACCGGCCTCTAACTGATTATGTATTGAATTCCAGAAACACGGACTAGACAAGGTTGTATCAGGGACGTGTTTCTCCGCTCAGCCTGAGAAATGCTCACCACTCATATCTCCCTTTGACCATAAACCACCATCTAGATACCTATTTaccatttattacacgggttgaataaaaaatattaaatattaagtaATGAATATTATGATATTTTGAAATAAGATATGATTTAATTACTTTTGCTTTTCTAAATAACTATTTAAATCAAGAATCAGAATACAAAAGGATGAAACAAGAGAAGCAGGAAAAAGATTTTTGGTCTCAAAGATAACACGTGACACAACTAGTTGCTTATTAATtagttatatgtatatatagaagCATACAAACCCAAATATAAAAGGAAAACATACCATTATATTGATTGAATATACTATGTACACATTATATACATTTCTGCCAGATGTCATAGTTGGCTAGGAAACTTGCTAATACCCCTAAAAACTTCATTTAAAGTTTGTTTACTAGATACATATCAAAATGGCGAGTAGAGTTATATAAAGTTAGCTTGTGTAATAACGGTGATCTCCTACAAACACGTCTCTAAATCACGCGGAGTGAAGTACCTGGCATATAAATCACGTCTCTCTTTGAACCTTTTCAAATCACTCTCACGAGATTTATTCTTTTTAACCAACATAGCAATAGTTTCTTTAAGTTCCAACTTCAGTTCCCTATAACGTTTCAGCAATCGCATGTCACTCTCAGAGAGTCGATTTTTTGCGGGTACTACAGGGAAAACAATGTCTGGTTCCCTGAACatcattaaaaataaaacatcAACTCAGGCAGATCAAACCTAGCATAATTATAATGAATTTAAAACCATGCACTTACAAGCATCCTAGAGAAACGGCGCCATTGCCTCTTAAAATCCCACCATCCATGGAAATCGCGCCGTCTTTTATGCATGATATTGCACGTTTCATGTCGTCTCTGGTTTCATAAACTTGAGTATCACCAAAAAGACGATAAAACAATGTCTCTCGAAGGCCACAACCAGAGTCTGTTTTGGTGTCCGAGTGATCAGCATCTATATTTATCATGTTTACAGCATACCCCAAAAAGCCTGCCGGTGTGGATCCGTTAGGAAGTGTAGGATCAGGAAACAAAAGCTTTCCCTCAACATCTTTATCTACCTCGCATGCCCTGTCAAAGTAGAACTATGAAATAtcgatatatattttttttctaaaaacaaatTAGGATATTGTTAAACAGGAACCTTATGTCTTCAATGCACAGAACAAGATAGCGACCATTTATCGACTGACCAAGTTTTCTTGCAAACATGTGAAGCGCAAAATCTGGATTTAACTTTCCGTTCTTctgatagctctcaagtaaccgcacgtcctcaTAATGTTTGCATACCACTGCAAGCATTTGATCTCCAAGATACTCAGAAAATAGCCTGAGAGAGGACAGGACAGTAATATCATGAATGATGATTATGTGAATTTCAATAATAAGAATTACACAAATAGATTAAACTCAACCTGCTAAGCTCAAAAGTGGGAGTTGTTCCTAGAAGTGCAACAATCCCGATGATATTTCCCATCAAACCACACCGATCTTGATCTCGCATTCCTTTCAGGTGTTTCATGACTAGAGAAGCAGCACAATCAGACTTAGATTCAACCCGTGTTAGTATTCTATTTTTCCCCAGTGAACCATATGAGTCAATACCAAGAATTTGGTCCCTGATACCTGAATGACGAAATTAACACTACATGACCACTCAAATAGTTTCTTTTTTTACAGTCGTAATacgatatggacaattcttaccTTCAAGTTCTGACAGGTTGACCTCAATTTGTCTTTGCTCATCTTCCAGCCATCTAATTTCTGCTTCAACTTTCCCAATCCGCAAACCGATTTCATGAATGTCATCTTCAAGGTCCTGAAAACGAAAGGATACATGGTGTGAGTAAATATTACTCAACAATGGTTTACTAATGCAGACAGCTTAGCAGAATATGATACTGTACCTTTCGAAATTCCCTAAATGATTCTCTGTCAGTTTCTAGTAGCCTTGACTCAGCATAGCATATATCCATTTTCTCTGGAGTAAATTGTTGGGGACTCTTAGAAGTAATAGGTGTCTCTGATTCCATAAATGAGATGGCATTTAAACTGTGTCTTATATTCAGAGGCTGAGGCTCCATCTCCGAATGAGGTTCAATGAGAACCTATGTGTAAGAAACAAGAATCACTGATTCAGGTTTTAAAACAACTAAATAATCACGATCACATAATATAAGGTTGGTGCAATGatgcaaaataaataaataaataaataaataaataaataaataaataacaacacTAAAATGTAAAGTATATCATCCAGGTTGCCGCATTTTAATTGTATGGTAACCaacgtttaatttattttaattctTGAAAACAACATTTAATGTATTTTAGTTATCAAGAATTTAACATTTAACGTATTTTGGATTTTAAGAATCAACATTCATTGTATTTCATTCACACGTAAATGTGCATGAAAGTGTTCAAAACAGGGTAAAATGGACAGGTAAAACAAGTCATTATAGATTCATTTTCTATAATCAGTTGTGTTCCTGTATGAAATAAAAGTGTAAAACAACTCAGATAATTAAAACGAGAATAACTTTAACCCGACACTAAAAGCTTATTGTAACTACTTAATCAGACAGTTTTGAAAGAGAAAAAATCAACCTTAAGGGTCAACTGTAAATCAGGGCAACCGGAGTGAGCAGCAACAAAAGTAAACTCCCCTGTCTCTAAAGGAACAGGAACTGCACGAACTAAGCACCGGCCTTGTCGAAACACATATTTGACAGAATCTTCAATATCCATAAACTGTGATTGTGATTTGATCACAAGAGTATGTGATTGTCCAGTCTCATCTTCATCATGAAAGTTTACATCCACTTCACCCTTGGAATTCACAACTTCAAACTCCAAGTGTTCAAGTTGGGAACCAGCGAAACAGCTTTCGGGTATCTACAGTTATATATATAACTGACATAAGTTTGATATGAACACATTTCTTGTCTAAACATATTAGGTTAGAAGATTACAGACCTGTGATGAAATCCTCAGCTGCCTTTTCTCGATCTGCCACACTCTGCTAATAGATTCTTTATTCGAACAGATGGACAGCGATACTGTGTAGGAAAGTTGATTTTTCTAATGAGAACcataatattattatataaaaaagaatatataaaTGGATAAGCATTTCATGTATGATACCGTTTCTTCCATAGCCTCCAGTTACTCTTAACAGGCCACAAAGATCAATGCACCCAAAAGCATCTACTTTCTTACTAGAAAAGGATCTATCCAACCAACAAAAGCCATCCACACTAAACCCCACCTTTTCGTTTTCTTGTACATGATTCCCGTATGCATCAAATAACTGTAACAggataatatataatataaagcATCATAGAAATTGTATCGTGAAACAGAAATGGTGCATGTACCTCCAAATTCAAATCCTTAATTATAGTGCCTGGAATCAGTTGCTTCTCAAAGTTTTCTGGTTGCACTGTGAAATCTTGTACAGATCCGGGAAGAACTAAGGAAATACAAAATAGAACAAAAAATAAGCTTTAACAAGTGAAGTCCTAACAGTACCAAACAGATAATCCAAATAATTTATAATCATGTAAATTTAGTAAACGGCAGGCATATGCACACCTTTGATGGGGATATCTAAGTGTGAGTTCTCAGGCAGAGATAACACCATAGTGGCATCATAACTTGGTCGAATGTTGTCCAAATCAGAGCTCTCAATAACCAAATCCTACAAACAACATTTTGATTTTCAAGATACCATCTTATTAATGACAGCAAAATAAATGCAAGTAAACCATACCTCGATTACTAGGCCTAACTTATCTATTGATATAGATGGGCTGCAATGATTAATGATAATCCTAGTACTGTTTGGGCAGTTGATCTTGATTGATATATTCGGAAGTTCCAAGAACGGAATTCGATTATCGTATTTATCAAACATTGATACCGAAATGGGATTGCATGGACAACCCACCCTAAACAATAATCAGCGTGTAAATGTACATTATTAGTTTATTACTATCTAACAGAGAAAACACGAATGAACACATTAGATTTGAAAGGTGTTTTACGTTAAATTATGATGAGAAATCTTCTTGGAAAGTGCCCATTTGTGGACTTCGCGTGATGCTTTCACTTGGACCTTCACCACACATTTCTCACAAGTTGAATCTCtctgatgataaaaagaaatatgtTCAGCAAATTAGAGAAATAATCCCACATAAATGTTAATTATCAGGAACTCGATGTTACTCACAATAGAAAAGGTGAATATATAAATGCCAACTTGCTGAAACAGAGGATGTAACTTGCATCTTGGTTTGAATACATACAAGCCATGTAAGTCTTTTAATGATGTAGGTTCTACACGTCCAGAATAGATATTCTTTGCATCCTGAAGCTTCTTGTTTGGACAATATGCAATGACTAGTGACATCTCAAACTTATCTTTCATCATATATTTCTGTTCCAAATGTTTGGAGGGAGTCCCAGATTTATAAGTAGAGGGACGCACCACGGCAACGATTTCAAATGATGATACATCCTTTGCATAAGTTTCAGGTCCATCAGGTAATGACTGCAAGAATAAATGACATTAAGAATAGCataagataacaaaattttaatgaaatgCAGAATAACATAAATGGCAGTTTGATTGGATGAACTACTAACCGATTCTATTCCCAACTCACGACATTGCCTTGCATTTAAGATCTCAATTGAGGAAGGGCACTTCTGCTGTTGCTTCTCCAGTTGGTTATTCCATTCAGAATCATCCATTGCCAAACACTAGAAAATAACTTTTTGTTTAATAATAGATAGTCATAGTTGTCATTTGATAATTACAGAATCCCTAACCTTTCCAGAATCAATGACATTTATCGGTATTGATACGGATTTTCTCAAAGCAAATTTTGGATTTTCTTCAACCGATTCAAGTAGCGAGCCATCTTTTTCTGAGATGTCAATTGTCCTTCCAAAATAAAAGAAATATTGAACAAAATAGTGCGAGATCAGAGATACTGAAAGTTAAGAACAGAATATGGATGAAGATATAGAATTAGGTGGTCTACCTGCAAATTATCCACGCATCCCCTGTTTGACCAAAAATATGGGAAGTTAAATAAAAGGATAGTCTAATTAAATTGATTAAAAGTTTTTGGTACTCACCACCAGCATCCCCTTGAAATCCTTCAAGGAGGATGTATTCTAATGTGGCATACACATTGTTCTTGTGGAATCCAGCACATGCTCCCTTGAGAATTTTGATTTTCTGCCCAGATTTCCAAGTTTTTCCTTTCCGCCTAAAAGCTTTATGAATCCTCACAACTGCAAGCAGAATGAAAATAAGTATAATGAAATTAATGCACATGAAACCAAAAATTGAATTCTCACCGTCACTGGTTATATGAAGCTCCTTTTTGTTTGAAGGGTTTACTATAAGAACAGGTTCATCAATTCCAGAATCGACTTCTTCATCATATTTGTCATGCATTTCCCTTACCCACAGTTGGTACTGCTTATCCAATTGTGTGAGGTTCAATGATTTTCCGTCTCTTCTGATGTCAATGTCTACGCCTGTTGATGGATCTGTATGGTCTTTACGTTTATTACAGATTACATATTTAAAGATCATGACACACATGAGGTATACACTTTCAAAAACTAACAATTACCCGAATCTTTCTCCTTGCTGCCCAAGTTCCTCAATGCAATAGTAAAAGGGTTTTGGTGCGCGAAATCAGTCtagaaaaacaaacacaaacaagcaTCAGCGTCATCAGCTAACTAGGTGCAATGTATGATAGAAAGAAATAGCCAATGAACGACAAACTCATACCTTAGAGGGTGTTGGGCTGAAACCAGCATCCGTATCTAAAATCATAGCAATTTGAACTCAGCCATACAATCGATTGtacaaagaagcaaaaaaaagaatgaaagaaattGTTGGTTATACCGATAAAACATTTAACTCGCATGCAGCTTCTCTTGAAGAAGACTTGTGATCTGTCTATCTTTTTTAGTCTGAAATCCATAAACGGAAGCCATGCCTGATTCaaagaaaaaaatcaaaattatatTCTTGAAGGTAACTAGTAAAAAATCAAACTGTCATATATGCAATTGTTTGCATCAACTCACCCAACGAGCATCTGGTAGCAGACGACCTAACCGTCTACAAGACACATGCCTAAAACTTTCGAAGTCTTCTTTGTAATCATATCCGTCTTCTTTCAATGTTTCAATAATACTATCAATGCTTTCTTTGCCCTGTTATGTAAAGTTAAATAGGATAAAATGGTAAAAGAATCCACATTCTATACAAGTACCATGTAGATTTGTATGTGCGTATACGTACCTCTTTAACAGGGAGATATACACACCTTAGGCGTGCATTCGCCTCATTTGATGATCTTGTTCCTGGAAAATGGAAGGATGAAATTATATGGCAGAATTTCAGAGTTAACAAATTTAGTAATGCTAAAAAGAAACAAACCTTGACTACTTGTCATGGTAGCATTGTCATGATTTAATTTAAAATGAATTTGTAGCACAAATTCTGGACCATTGCATGAAGCTAGATTTGTGATTGCTACCTCCCCGCCAGGAATTTCTGCTAGATCCTCTCTGTTAACCTAAAAGTGCCCATTATGCAGGAAAATATTAGATTACTAAAGACTGTTTCAAAAACTTATGAATTTAATGTTAAGAACAGATGAAATTCACTGTTAGGTAAAGTACATGCAACAAAAGCTTTTAAAAAAGGAATAAAGTGCAAACCTCAAATTCAACAGGCATAATAGTTCTCCCTTTCTTGGATAAGTCATCACACTATAAACAGAAACAAACTAAGTTACAGTATTAATCATGAAAGTAGTTAATTCTAGTGCGAATCCTAGTTAGTAAGAACAACGAATCTTATAGTTGAAGACATAAATAAAGAGTTTATCTTGGTAATCAAAGAATGCAAACTATAACACCCCTGCATCATGTATAAGGCAGCAAACCTGTATATAGGGGAAGTAAATATCCTTTAATTTGAATTGAAGCCGCCTTATGTTGGGGCTTCTCATCTTTGGTTCGAAAATCTCAACCTGTTCAAATGTTGTCCACAAAAGTTGATGTCAGATCATATCTAAGCCCTTCAAATTTATGATAATTGTTACCTTCGTGAAACTTCCCCCGGGAGATAATTCAAGTTCGTCATTTGTGGGGTCTCGAAGGCCACCATAAGTCTGAAATGCAAGAAAGAACAAGGAATAGAAAATAAATCAGGCTTAAAAGGAGTAAAAAAGAAAGGAGAAAACATATGACAGAGATCAAAATGACACAATTACCCTCCAAGTTGCTTTTGAACCAGAAACAGAACCATTAACAAGAGCATCTCTCTCAAGACGTAACATATAGACTTTTTTACCATTTTTGGTCTTGGATGAAACTTCCGTGCGCCTACATTAAGATAAGCAACAAAATGAAACGATTACAATTAATAGAAGAAGTTTCTTAAATATTAGCATGTCATATAAGGAATTAAATCTTAGTTTAATAGACATACCTTCCTAAATGCATTGATGCAATAAAGCCACCATATCCAAACATGCCAAAGGCAGGCTGTACATGCCACCAGAAGGTTTAACATCAGTCATCACGAATAAGGTAATATTTAAGGATGACAAATTCAACATATTTCATGCAGTTTCACAGCAATTACCTTTAAATATGGAGGCTTACCACCAATGGCTTGTGTCTTATATGTCCTGTGGAGAGAAGCACCCATCTTCCCCCTATAAAGCAATAAAAACGTATAATAAAAGCATAATCATGAAAGTAAGAAACAAAGAAATACAACATTTGAGAAAATAACATCTTACCACTTCTCTATAGACGTAGAGTCCATACCCGGACCTGTGTCAAAAATAGATATCTTCTCATTTGAAACTTCAACACTGCAAAATGATGAAAGTGGTAAGAATTAGTAGAAACCAAAATCCCTAAAATTTCAGGCAACAAAGTCAACTCCATATGTTGACCCGGTACCTTATTAGCCTCTCATCACTTTCATCGTTCGCCCACACCGCTTGCAAAGAATTGTCCTAAGAAAAAGAGTATGAAATTACAAACCTTGAACATGGATTTGTTAGGAAATTTAATAAATACGTATAATTACTCACAATCAAATCAGCCAATGCGGTTTCAAA
This genomic stretch from Helianthus annuus cultivar XRQ/B chromosome 8, HanXRQr2.0-SUNRISE, whole genome shotgun sequence harbors:
- the LOC110872940 gene encoding structural maintenance of chromosomes flexible hinge domain-containing protein GMI1 isoform X2, producing MEGKRYLLTPQKRLSEGSEVWRSNKRTPDSGGVSSREVVSSSQPQRVYKLRILLPNGMTVLVKIPEGTESITVRELANKVKEQHDRAIQAKKASSPKKSVKWHADLCFVDDYDYVYRNCLKLTKLEMNKVHNLRLDDGSPPATIYENMWDLTPDTELLMELPEEYTFETALADLIDNSLQAVWANDESDERLISVEVSNEKISIFDTGPGMDSTSIEKWGKMGASLHRTYKTQAIGGKPPYLKPAFGMFGYGGFIASMHLGRRTEVSSKTKNGKKVYMLRLERDALVNGSVSGSKATWRTYGGLRDPTNDELELSPGGSFTKVEIFEPKMRSPNIRRLQFKLKDIYFPYIQCDDLSKKGRTIMPVEFEVNREDLAEIPGGEVAITNLASCNGPEFVLQIHFKLNHDNATMTSSQGTRSSNEANARLRCVYLPVKEGKESIDSIIETLKEDGYDYKEDFESFRHVSCRRLGRLLPDARWAWLPFMDFRLKKIDRSQVFFKRSCMRVKCFIDTDAGFSPTPSKTDFAHQNPFTIALRNLGSKEKDSDPSTGVDIDIRRDGKSLNLTQLDKQYQLWVREMHDKYDEEVDSGIDEPVLIVNPSNKKELHITSDVVRIHKAFRRKGKTWKSGQKIKILKGACAGFHKNNVYATLEYILLEGFQGDAGGDAWIICRTIDISEKDGSLLESVEENPKFALRKSVSIPINVIDSGKCLAMDDSEWNNQLEKQQQKCPSSIEILNARQCRELGIESSLPDGPETYAKDVSSFEIVAVVRPSTYKSGTPSKHLEQKYMMKDKFEMSLVIAYCPNKKLQDAKNIYSGRVEPTSLKDLHGLYVFKPRCKLHPLFQQVGIYIFTFSIRDSTCEKCVVKVQVKASREVHKWALSKKISHHNLTVGCPCNPISVSMFDKYDNRIPFLELPNISIKINCPNSTRIIINHCSPSISIDKLGLVIEDLVIESSDLDNIRPSYDATMVLSLPENSHLDIPIKVLPGSVQDFTVQPENFEKQLIPGTIIKDLNLELFDAYGNHVQENEKVGFSVDGFCWLDRSFSSKKVDAFGCIDLCGLLRVTGGYGRNVSLSICSNKESISRVWQIEKRQLRISSQIPESCFAGSQLEHLEFEVVNSKGEVDVNFHDEDETGQSHTLVIKSQSQFMDIEDSVKYVFRQGRCLVRAVPVPLETGEFTFVAAHSGCPDLQLTLKVLIEPHSEMEPQPLNIRHSLNAISFMESETPITSKSPQQFTPEKMDICYAESRLLETDRESFREFRKDLEDDIHEIGLRIGKVEAEIRWLEDEQRQIEVNLSELEGIRDQILGIDSYGSLGKNRILTRVESKSDCAASLVMKHLKGMRDQDRCGLMGNIIGIVALLGTTPTFELSRLFSEYLGDQMLAVVCKHYEDVRLLESYQKNGKLNPDFALHMFARKLGQSINGRYLVLCIEDIRACEVDKDVEGKLLFPDPTLPNGSTPAGFLGYAVNMINIDADHSDTKTDSGCGLRETLFYRLFGDTQVYETRDDMKRAISCIKDGAISMDGGILRGNGAVSLGCLEPDIVFPVVPAKNRLSESDMRLLKRYRELKLELKETIAMLVKKNKSRESDLKRFKERRDLYARYFTPRDLETCL